The genomic segment AGCCGCCAAGGGTGCAAAAAATTCGACCAATCGGTTCACCAGCAGTGCGCGTTTGAGTGCCAGCGAACTGGCCTTGGTGACGCGTCAATTGTCGACCCTGATTCAGGCATCGCTGCCGCTGGAAGAAGCGCTGCAAGCAGTGGCCGCGCAGAGCGAGCAGCGTCGGGTCAGCAGCCTTTTGCTGTCGGTGCGCAGCCGTGTACTTGAAGGCTATCCGTTGGCGTCGGCACTGGGCGGATTTCCCCGGGTGTTTCCCGAGTTGTACCGCGCCACGGTCGCGGCGGGCGAACGCTCTGGCCATCTCGACCAGGTGCTTGAGCAGTTGGCCGATTACACCGAAGCCCGTCAACTCTCACGCCAGCGCATCCAGTTGGCACTGGTCTATCCCATGATCCTGATGTTCGCCTCGCTGGCGATTGTCGGTTTGTTGCTGGCCTACGTGGTGCCGGACGTGGTGAAGATTTTTGTCGACAGTGGCCAGCCATTACCGATGCTGACCCTCGGCCTGATCGCCCTGAGCGATGGCTTGCGCGGTTATGGCCTGTGGTTGTTCTTGCTGATTTTCGCGGTGGTCGCTGGCATCCGTGCCGCGCTGCGTCAGCCCGCCATGCGCCTGCGCTGGCATGCGCTGTTACTGCGTGCGCCCCTGCTCGGCGGGGTGTTGCGCGCCACCGAAGCGGCACGCTTTGCCAGCACGCTGGCGATCCTCGGCAAGAGCGCCGTGCCGCTGGTGGACGCGCTGGAAATCGCTGCTGCCGTGATCGCCAACCAGACCGTCCGTTCCCGCATGAGCGATGTCGCCCGTTCCGTACGTGAGGGCGGCACGCTTGCCCGTGCCCTGGAGCGCAGCGGTGATATCCCGCCAATGATGCTGCACATGATCGCCAGCGGCGAGCGTGCCGGTGAACTGGACAGCATGTTGGCGCGTGCCGCCGAACAGCAGGAAAAAACCCTGGCGGCACGGATCGCGCTGGCGGTGAGTCTGTTTGAACCTTTCATGCTGGTGGTCATGGGCGGCGTCGTATTGCTGATCGTCCTGGCCATCCTGATGCCGATTCTGAGTCTTAATCAACTGGTGAGCTGAACCATGAAACCTGCCTTGCATAACTCCGCCCGCACCCAGCGCGGCTTTACCCTGATCGAAATCATGGTGGTCGTAGTGATCATCGGCATCCTGGGCGCAATCGTCGTGCCGCAGTTCATGAGCCGACCCGATCAAGCCAAGGTCACGGCCGCCAGGACCGATATCCAGGCCATCGCCACGGCACTGGAAATGTACCGCCTCGACAACCACAACTACCCCTCGACCCAGCAAGGTCTGGAAGCCCTGAGCAAACGTCCGGTCGGTACGCCAACGGCGAAAAACTGGAGCCCTCAGGGCTACCTGAAAAAACTCCCGGTCGACCCGTGGGGCACGCCTTATCAGTACCTCAGCCCAGGCGTAAAGGCGCCGGGGTATGACCTCTATTCATTCGGCTCCGACGGCGTCGAAGGTGGGGAAGGGCATGCGGCCGAAATCGGTAATTGGGACAACTGAACATGAAACGCAACGTCCGGGGTTTCACCCTGCTGGAGATGCTGGTGGTGATCGTGGTGATCAGTGTGGTGATCGGCATGGTCACCCTGGTGGCCGGCGAAAACCCGGCGCGCCAGGCACGCCAGCAAGCCCAGGCCGTTGCCCAGTTGTTGCAGGCCTCAAGGGAAAGCGCGGTGCTGGAAGGCCGCGAGTACGGCATGCGGCTGGATCGCGACAGCTATCAGATGCTGCGCCTTGAGCGCTCCCGCTGGCAGCCACTCGGCGCGCCCAATCGCTTGCCCGAAGGGCTGTTCATGACACTTGAACAGGAAGGACGCCCATTGAGCCTGAGCGATCAGCCAGGGCAGCCACAGATTATGGTGCTCAGCAGCGATGAACTCAGCCCCTTTGCCTTGAGTTTCGCGAGCAAGACCCAGCGTTGGTTGAGTGTTTCCAGTGATGGTCTGGGCGAGCCGGTCATCGATGAAAACTGAGCGCGGATTTACCTTGCTGGAGGTGATGATCGCCCTCGCGATCTTCGCGACCCTGGCCGCCGCCGTACTGTCCGCCAGCCAATATGTCCTCAAGCAGGGCGCTGGCCTGGAAGAGCGGCTATTTGCTTCATGGCTGGCGGATAACCAGTTGAGCGAACTGAGTCTGCAGCGCAACCCGTCGGTTGGCCGGCAACAGTTCGTCGTCGCATTCGCCCAACGGGACTGGGCGCTGAGCCAGGTCATTCGAACGGCAGAGGATCCGCGTCTGCTTGAGGTCGAGATCAGCGTACGGCCCGTGGGCAGTGATCAGATCGTGAATCAGAGCCAGCGCTGGTTGCAGGCCCGAGATGAATAGACAGTCTGGTTTCACCTTGATCGAGTTACTGATCGCCATGGCCATTTTCGTGGTGCTGGGGCTGGCATGCTGGCGCCTGTTCGACGGTGTCGCCAATGCCGAGCGCAGCAGCGTGGCCCATCAACAGGCCTTGCGCAGCCTGATGCGCGCCGTGGCGGTAATTGAGCGTGATGTGCTGCAGGTGATGGAGCGACAACCCGGACGGACGATTCTGCTCGAAGACGGCTTGCTGAATTTTGAACGAGGCAACTGGCGTAACCCGCTGGATCAGCCGCGCAGCGAGTTGCAGGAAGTCAGCTACACCCTCGAACGCGAGACGCTGTGGCGCTACAGCCGTGCTGCCGGACAAACAGTGATGCAACGCCAGAAGCTGCTCGATGGCGTGACCCAGGTGCGTTGGCGTCTGTTCGACGAAAAGCGTGGTTGGCGCGCTGATTGGCCCCTTGATACGGGTAAGCCGATGGCCGCTCCGCAGGCCCTGGAACTGCAATTCTCGCTGCAACGCTTTGGCCAGATTCGCCGCGTCTTTGTCCTGCCGCAGGCGGTGCGATGAAAGGCCGTCAGCAAGGCGTGGCGTTGATCACGGTACTGCTGGTGATGAGCCTGGCACTGTTGCTGGTCGGCAGTTTGTTGCGCAGTCATCGTCTGGCGGTGCAGAGCAGCGCGCAGCAACTGCATCAGATGCAACTGCGTCAGTTGGGCCTGAGCGGTGAAACGCTGGCGCGACAGTATTTGCAGAACCCGCAGTGGCGCGAGTCCAAAAGCATTCACCTGGGACAAGAGTGGGGCCAGCGGCGCGGAGCTTTCGACATCGATGGCGGGCGGGTGCAGATTCGCATCGAAGACCTCGCCGGACGCTTCAATCTCAATCAATTGCTCAAGGCCGGCCAGGTCGACCAGATCACCCTCGGGCGCTGGGCGCGGCTGCTCCAGACGCTGAACCTCAAGGCCCCGGACCTGACCTCGTTGCGCCCGCCCGACGGTCCGGGGGTGTTGGCCGACGTGTCCCGGTTGCGGCTGCTTCCAGGCGTCGATGCGCAATGGCTGGCGCGCATAAAACCCTGGATTGCCTTGCTCCCCAAGGATGCCACGCTGAACGTCAACACCGCCTCGACCACCGTGCTCGCAGCCCTGGAAGGCATGACCCCCGCCAGTGCCCAGGCGTTGGTGGCGCAGCGTCCTGAGCAAGGCTTTTCCAGCGTTCAGGCGTTCACCCAGGCGCCCGCCATCGAAGGGCTGGGGGTGGTCAGCCAAGGGCTGGGACTGAGCAGTCGCTGGTTTCGCGTCACCGTGGATGTCGAGTTGGGTCAGCGCCGTCTGCGACTGGTCAGCGATTTTGAACGCACCCTGAATAATGGCCGGCTACGACTGCTGCAACGAAGTTTCGTAGCCCCGACTGAAAGTGAAACTGCCCCATGAAAACCTGGCTTTACCTGACCGCTGAAGGCTTGCCTCAGCCGTCGTCCGACTGGCCATGCTGTTTTTGGCGCAACGATGAAGTGCCGCAGGTCATGCCATTGGCGCAAGCCGCCACGCAACTGGCCGGGCGCAACGTCGTGCTGATTCTGCCGATGGAGGCTTGCAGTTGGTGGCTCACGGACAAATGGCCGACCCGCCGTCGGCCCACCGCCCAGGCGCTGGCGTATGCGATTGAAGATCAACTGGCCCAGGAACTGGACAGCGTGCACGTTGCCGCTGGACGCGTTGACGCTGCACAACGTTACCCGATGCTGGTGATCGAGCGGCAGCGGCTGGATGCGTTATTGCATCTGTTGACCTCCCTGGGTATCGAGCCGGCAAGCCTGCATGTCGATGCCGATTTGTTGCCCCACGATCAGCCCTGTGGCGCCTGGTGGTTCGGGCGCTGGATCGTCGGTGGCGCGCTGCAAGCTCGCCTGGCGCTGACCGATGAGGCCCGTGAAACATTGAGCGACAGCCTTGCTGCGCCGCTGCAATGGCTGAACGAGCCCTCCACGCCGTTGACGGCACTCGGCAACGTATTGAGCAAAAACGCCCGGCAGGCGATTGACCTGCGCCAGGGTGAGTATTGTCAGGTGCAGCGACGCTGGCCGTGGCGGCTCGTGGGCACAGCGCTGATCATGACGTTCTTGGTGGCATGGGGTTTTACCCAGGCGCGTAGCCACTTTCTTGAGCAAGAAGCCGGACGTCTTTATGCCCATAGCCTCGAGCGTTTCAAGGCCATGTACCCGGAGCAAACCCGCATCGTTGACCTTGCTGCACAACTGCGCGCCTTGCAGTCCGGCGCTGGCGTAAGTGACGCCACCCGCTTGGCACGTTTGCGCAGCCTCGCCGAGCAGGTTATCGGAGGCAGCAGTGTCGAGGTGCAACGCATCGAGTACCGCGCCGGGGAGGGCTGGAAAGTGCAACTGACGGCCAACAGTTTCGCCGAGCTTGAGCAACTGCGTGAACGCGGCAGGCAGAGCCAGTTGCCGATCAAACTCGGCAGCGCCAGCAAAGACCAGAATCGCGTTCGCGCGGTGTTGACCCTGGAGGAGCCGTCGTGATGAAGCCTTATCTGAAAGTACCGCCGATTCTGCTGGAAAAATGGCAGCAGCTGCCCAAACGGGATCGGCAGATGCTGATCATGCTCGGCATTTTCCTGGTCGGCGTGCTGCTGTTCAGCGGGCTCTGGCAACCGGCGCAACAACGTCTGGCTGCCGCTGAACGCCTTTATCAGCAACGCTTGGGGCTGGCGATAGAGGTGCAGCGTGCGCTGCCTACCCGCCAGCACTCGGTGGTGCCCACACCGCTCTCCAGCCGCCTCAGCGACAGCGCACTGGCACAGGGACTGGACCTGCAACAGTTCGAGGTCGATGACAGCGTCTTGCGCATCACCCTGCGGGGCAATGCGCTGACATTGTTGAAGTGGTTGGAGAATATCGAGCGCGAAGGAGCTGTGTTTGAATCCTTGAGCCTTGAGAAGAGCGACCGGTTGTTGGAGGCGCGATTGGTGGCGCGAGCCGGTCAGTCCTGACGGTCAGGCCGGCGCATTGCCAGGCAGGGTTGGCAACTTCGCCAGTTTCAACGCCACCACCAGCGCCACCACCAGCAAACCGCCAATGAACAGACCGATCCCGTTCCAGCCGCCCATGTGCCAGAACACCCCGCCCGCCGTACCGGCAATGCTCGACCCGGCGTAATAGCTGAACAGATACAGCGACGACGCCTGGCCCTTGGCCTTGAGTGCCCGACGGCCGATCCAGCTACTGGCCACCGAGTGCGCGCCGAAGAAACCGAAGGTGAAGATCAGCATGCCGATGATCACCAGAGGCAGCGGCGTGAACATCGTCAAGGCAAGGCCTGCGAGCATCAGCACGATGGTCGCCCACAGCACTTTGCGGCGGCCCAGTTTGTCGGCCAGCGAGCCGATTTTTGCCGAGCTGTAGATGCCCGACAGGTACACCACCGACAGCAAGCCGACGAAGGCCTGGTCCATGTTGTAGGGCGCTGCCAGCAGGCGATAGCCGATGTAGTTGAACAGCGTGACGAACGCGCCCATCAGCACAAAGGCTTCGATGAACAGCAGCGGCAGGCCGGCGTCGCGAAAGTGCATGGTGAAGCCGTCCAGCAGGCTGCGCGGATGCAGCGAACGGGCGCGGAAGTTGCGCGATTCCGGCAGGATTTTCCAGAACACCGTCGCTGCGATCAGCGCCAGGCCGCCTATCACCAGCATCGCTGTGTGCCAGCTGACGAAGTCGATCAACACGCCGGTAATCAGGCGCCCGCTCATCCCGCCAATCGCGTTGCCGCCGATGTACAACCCCATCGCCAGGCCGATGTGCTGCGGGTGAATCTCTTCGCTCAGGTAGGTCATGGCCACCGCCGCCAGGCCGCTCAGCGACAAACCGATCAGCGCCCGCATGATCAACACGCCTTCCCAGCTCGGCATCATCGCACTGGCCATGGTGCACAGGGCCGCCGCGAACAACGCAGTCACCATCACCGGTTTGCGCCCGACACGATCCGAGATCGGGCCGGTGATCAGCAGACCGATGGCGAGCATGCCCGTGGCCACCGACAGGATCAGGCTGCTCTGGGCCGCATTGATCGAATACTCGTGGGACAGCAGCGGCATCATCGGCTGCACGCAGTACAGCAGGGCGAAGGTCGCAAAGCCGCCGGAGAACAGCGCCAGCACCGTGCGCATGAACATGGGGGTGCCTTTTTCGATGTAGATTTCCCTGAGTTCGGAAACGACATCGTCCAGCGCAGCAGGCGGAACTTCATGGGCAAGCGGGGCAACAGCAGTCTTCACTTCGGACCTCGGAGGGGCGCAGCCGGTCAGGCAATGAAAAAATCATATAGCTGGCTAATGTTTCTATCCAATATATTGTTCGACCTGTTTGATAGGTTTAACGACCTAATGGAGTTTTCATGGAATTGCGCCACCTGCGCTACTTCATCGCCGTCGCCGAAGAACTGCATTTTGGCCGCGCCGCCCAGGTACTGGGCATCTCGCAACCGCCGCTGAGCCAGCAGATTCAGGCGCTGGAAGCGGAGGTCGGCGCACGGTTGTTCGAGCGTACCAATCGTCGGGTCGAGCTGAGTGAGGCCGGTCGGTTGTTCCTGCAAGAGGCACGGCTGGTGCTGGCTCAGGTCGATAAAGCGGCGGATGTCGCCCGTCGTGCGCAACTCGGTGAGCTGGGTGAACTGAAGATCGGCTTCACCTCGTCGGCACCGTTCAACTCGACCATCCCCCAGGCAATTTTTTCCTTTCGCCAGCGGTTTCCGGCAGTGCACCTGAACCTGCGGGAAATGAGCAGCACGCAAGTGGCCGATGCGCTGGTGGATGAATCGATTGAAGTCGGCATCATGCGACCGCTGGGCTTGCCGGATTCGCTGAGCGTGGTGGAGCTGATGCGCGAACCGCTGGTGGCGGTACTCAGCTCCAAACACCCGCTGGTCAATGGCAGCGAAGAGGGCCTGTTTCTGTCGGCCCTTGCCCTCGAACCGTTCGTGTTTTTCCCACGCAGTTATGGCAGCGGTCTGTATGCGCAACTGCTCAGCCTGGCCCGCGATGCCGGTTTCAGCCCGCACTTTGCGCAAGAGGCCGGCGAGGCGATGACCATCATCGGGCTGGTGGCGGCGGGGCTGGGCGTGTCGGTGCTGCCGGCGTCTTATCAGCGAATGAGGATCGATGGCGTGGTGTATCGGCCATTGCTCGATCCGGAAGCGGTGTCGGCGGTGTGGCTGGTGCAGCGCAAGGATCAGAAGTCGCCGATGGCGAAGGCGTTTGTGGAGTTGTTGACCCGTAAAGTTGAACCGTTAAAAGCGTGACAACTTCGTTGTCATTCGCGAGCAGGCTCGCTCCCACAGTGGCTCTGTGTTGTGAACACTTTTTGTGCAACACAGCAGGCCCCCCTGTGGGAGCGAGCCTACTCGCGAAGGCCCCCGCCAAAGCCCCAAAAATCCCCCCGCGAAATGCCTACGGCTCCCGCACCAGATCCCCCCTCAACGCCACCCGCGCCGCATAAATCCCCGCCCGACACTCATAAGTATTCAGATCCCGGCGCACATGCTGGTCGTAATAACTGACGATATTGATCACCGCATTCGCCCCGACGCGCTTGGCATCGGCCTGCAACTTGATCAGGTTCGATTGCAGCACCCACTCGCAGGCATCGCGATCGCTCTTGTTGGACGCGTTGGTCCTGAGATCACTGATCACGTTGTAACGCAGCACCTGCGCATTCGCGGTCGGGCCGTTGCCGGCCAGGTAAAACTTCACACTGCCATCCAGCCGCCCGGCGCGGATCGCGTCGGACAGAACGGTTTCGAATGGCATGTACATCAGGTTGGTCGCCTGGGCGGCGCTGGGCAGCAGGCTGAAGGCGAATACGGCGAACAGGGCTTTCACTTGCATGGGTCGGCTCCTTGACGTGAAAGAGAACCGTGAGTGTTCAGCGACCGGAGCTCGCCGTTCAGGCAGGCTGCGTGCATTGAGTCTGTTTGAGCGAGTGTAGATGCTGGATTGGGCCGGTGCTTTTGACCTATAGAGCGGATGGCCAGTCATTGTCGTCTGCTCAATTTCAAGCAATACTGCCCGCGTTCCCGAAAGGGGCTTGTGAGACTCTGAGGATCCTGGGCAACCAGCCATCGCAGAGCCAGGCAGGTAAAGGGCGATGACAAGCCGACCTGTTTGTGAAGGGGCGCCGAAAGGCGCCCTTTGTTGTTTCTGGCGTTACTGCACCTTCGCCAAATCCCCCTTCAACGCAACCCCGGCCATGATCGCCCCGGCGTGGCATTCATAGGTCTTCGGATCTTTGCGCTCATTGCTCTTGTAGAAGCTGACAATGTCGGTCACTGCATTGGCGCCAGCGCTCTTCGCGGCCTGATGCAGGGCGATGATTGCCGATTGTGCGACCCACTCGCAGGCCACCTGGTCGGACTTGTTGAAGGCGTTGGTTTTCTTGTTGGTCACGGCACCGGGGCTGACGATGGTGACGTTGCCGGTCGGCTTGTTGCCCGCCAGGTAGAACTTGACGCTGCCATCGATTTTGCCGGTGGCGATGGCGGAGGCGACGGCCTGGTCGAAAGGCAGGTACACCGCCGTGTCACGGGCCTGGCTGACGCCGGGCAAGGCGCAGATCAGCAGAGCGGCGGCAGCGAGTTTCTTGAAGTGCATCGGGGTCTCCTTGACCTGAGGTTTGGGTCTCGAGCAGCGGCGAAAGATCAGCGAAGACCTGACGCCGCCGAAGGCGAAGTGGCTGTTTGCCACGTGCTGGCTGCGCATTCTGCCCGAACTCGTCGCCGCGCGGGTCAAGCGCTATGAGTTCGATAATAAAACTATTTCAATTTCAGCTTATCTTTCAGTCCCTCCATAACTACTGATTTGTTCTCAAGAAACTCATTCAGCCCTTTCGCTCGAAGATTGCACGCGTCACAGTCGCCGCACCCACTGCCTTTTATTCCGTTATAGCAAGTCAGTGTCTGGTGCTGAATCAATTCGAGTTTTCCGTGGTATTCGGCCAAGGCCCAGGTTTCTGCCTTGTTTAACCACATAAGTGGCGTTTCAATCCGCAGCTTATAGTCCATGCCCAGTTCAATGGCGTTATGTAGCGCTTTGACAAACTCATCCCGGCAATCAGGGTAGCCAGAGAAATCTGTTTCGCAGACACCCGTGATGACAGTCTCGGCCTGAACTTGATAGGCATAGATGGACGCCAGGGTTAAAAACAGAATGTTTCTACCCGGTACGAAAGTGCTTGGCAGGCCGTTGCCAGAGCTACTTGCGGTGGGTACCGGAATGTTGTCGCGTGTCAAACTGCTGATCGCCAGCTCATTCAACAACGTAGTGTCCAGCACCTTATGCGCCGTCACGCCCAGCTCTTTCGCAAGCCGCTGCGCCACCTCGATTTCCGCCCGATGGCGCTGGCCGTAATCGAACGTAATACAGTGGATCTCATCATAGTGCGGCAACGCATGGATCAAGCAGGTGGTGGAGTCCTGCCCGCCGCTGAAAACGATAACTGCCTTTTTAGTCATGGTCCGTTCTTCCTTGTGATGCCCGACGTGTCTCGGGGCATTGACCCTAGCTCGAAGCCCAATGTCTGGCTGTGGGACGTTTCTGAAATTGGCTACTCCGCTTTCCGTTTGTGTCTTTTCGTTGCTTTCATCGGTTCCCATGATGCGTTGGAGCAACCGGACCAAGTCCTCTTCCGTGCAGTCTGGAACGCAGTTTTTCAAAGTCATGGCCGGTCTTTCCTATGAATTTCTTCATACCGGACATTGAGCACAACATAGATCGGCGCAAGCCCCGTCTCCGCCGCAAACCAGATAATCGCATCCTGATACTCGGGCGGATACTGCGGATTCACCAGTACCTTGTCGGCCTGCCCGGTCGGCGGATAGACCCACACCGTCGGCAGTGGCGGCGCGCCCTCAAGGGCGGGGATTTTCGGGATGTCGTCCGGGTTCGCGGCGGGTGTCCAGGTCAGGCCGATGCCATTACCGAGGTCGGCGACAAACTGCTCGCCCACTTTTCCGGCCTTGATGACGGGGACAAACTCCCAGCCTTTTTTGCCACCGGTGTAGAAGCCGTACGCGTTGACGGTGCCGTCGGGCAACGTCTTCACATTGATGCGCACACGGGTTCGACCCGCCTCAAGCGCAGCGTACTGTTCGTGGGTATACAAGGCGCTGTCGGGAGACAGGCTGGCGTTGGGCATCAGCAATGCGATGGTGCCGACCGCCGTACCTGCTGCACCCGCTGCCGAGCCGGATAGCCGCGTCAGGGCAAGTGAGCCGCCGAGGCGTTGGGCAATGGCGTGACCCGTTGCCGACCCCGCGACCAGGTGCAGGGAGCTGCCTTGCGCAGCAATAGCGCTTGCGGTGCCAAGCACCGCCCACATGCCGTAGTTGGCCAATTGCTCGAGGGGGATGAAACCGGCGGGGTTGTTGTGGTTGATGACGCCGTCAGGGAGGTTGCAGCTTTTGGCGAACACGCAGCCAACGCTCGCCAGTGGTTGTTTCTTTTCGCGTGAGCCAAAACGGTCGTCTTCACACGCCTGCTGGCGGGCGAGTAGGCC from the Pseudomonas sp. N3-W genome contains:
- the gspF gene encoding type II secretion system inner membrane protein GspF, yielding MPAFDYQAQDRNGRKVRGSQEAESPKQARQLLRERGLMPTHLQAAKGAKNSTNRFTSSARLSASELALVTRQLSTLIQASLPLEEALQAVAAQSEQRRVSSLLLSVRSRVLEGYPLASALGGFPRVFPELYRATVAAGERSGHLDQVLEQLADYTEARQLSRQRIQLALVYPMILMFASLAIVGLLLAYVVPDVVKIFVDSGQPLPMLTLGLIALSDGLRGYGLWLFLLIFAVVAGIRAALRQPAMRLRWHALLLRAPLLGGVLRATEAARFASTLAILGKSAVPLVDALEIAAAVIANQTVRSRMSDVARSVREGGTLARALERSGDIPPMMLHMIASGERAGELDSMLARAAEQQEKTLAARIALAVSLFEPFMLVVMGGVVLLIVLAILMPILSLNQLVS
- the gspG gene encoding type II secretion system major pseudopilin GspG, whose product is MKPALHNSARTQRGFTLIEIMVVVVIIGILGAIVVPQFMSRPDQAKVTAARTDIQAIATALEMYRLDNHNYPSTQQGLEALSKRPVGTPTAKNWSPQGYLKKLPVDPWGTPYQYLSPGVKAPGYDLYSFGSDGVEGGEGHAAEIGNWDN
- the gspH gene encoding type II secretion system minor pseudopilin GspH, which gives rise to MKRNVRGFTLLEMLVVIVVISVVIGMVTLVAGENPARQARQQAQAVAQLLQASRESAVLEGREYGMRLDRDSYQMLRLERSRWQPLGAPNRLPEGLFMTLEQEGRPLSLSDQPGQPQIMVLSSDELSPFALSFASKTQRWLSVSSDGLGEPVIDEN
- the gspI gene encoding type II secretion system minor pseudopilin GspI, which gives rise to MKTERGFTLLEVMIALAIFATLAAAVLSASQYVLKQGAGLEERLFASWLADNQLSELSLQRNPSVGRQQFVVAFAQRDWALSQVIRTAEDPRLLEVEISVRPVGSDQIVNQSQRWLQARDE
- the gspJ gene encoding type II secretion system minor pseudopilin GspJ, which codes for MNRQSGFTLIELLIAMAIFVVLGLACWRLFDGVANAERSSVAHQQALRSLMRAVAVIERDVLQVMERQPGRTILLEDGLLNFERGNWRNPLDQPRSELQEVSYTLERETLWRYSRAAGQTVMQRQKLLDGVTQVRWRLFDEKRGWRADWPLDTGKPMAAPQALELQFSLQRFGQIRRVFVLPQAVR
- the gspK gene encoding type II secretion system minor pseudopilin GspK — protein: MKGRQQGVALITVLLVMSLALLLVGSLLRSHRLAVQSSAQQLHQMQLRQLGLSGETLARQYLQNPQWRESKSIHLGQEWGQRRGAFDIDGGRVQIRIEDLAGRFNLNQLLKAGQVDQITLGRWARLLQTLNLKAPDLTSLRPPDGPGVLADVSRLRLLPGVDAQWLARIKPWIALLPKDATLNVNTASTTVLAALEGMTPASAQALVAQRPEQGFSSVQAFTQAPAIEGLGVVSQGLGLSSRWFRVTVDVELGQRRLRLVSDFERTLNNGRLRLLQRSFVAPTESETAP
- the gspL gene encoding type II secretion system protein GspL, whose product is MKTWLYLTAEGLPQPSSDWPCCFWRNDEVPQVMPLAQAATQLAGRNVVLILPMEACSWWLTDKWPTRRRPTAQALAYAIEDQLAQELDSVHVAAGRVDAAQRYPMLVIERQRLDALLHLLTSLGIEPASLHVDADLLPHDQPCGAWWFGRWIVGGALQARLALTDEARETLSDSLAAPLQWLNEPSTPLTALGNVLSKNARQAIDLRQGEYCQVQRRWPWRLVGTALIMTFLVAWGFTQARSHFLEQEAGRLYAHSLERFKAMYPEQTRIVDLAAQLRALQSGAGVSDATRLARLRSLAEQVIGGSSVEVQRIEYRAGEGWKVQLTANSFAELEQLRERGRQSQLPIKLGSASKDQNRVRAVLTLEEPS
- a CDS encoding type II secretion system protein M produces the protein MKPYLKVPPILLEKWQQLPKRDRQMLIMLGIFLVGVLLFSGLWQPAQQRLAAAERLYQQRLGLAIEVQRALPTRQHSVVPTPLSSRLSDSALAQGLDLQQFEVDDSVLRITLRGNALTLLKWLENIEREGAVFESLSLEKSDRLLEARLVARAGQS
- a CDS encoding MFS transporter — translated: MDDVVSELREIYIEKGTPMFMRTVLALFSGGFATFALLYCVQPMMPLLSHEYSINAAQSSLILSVATGMLAIGLLITGPISDRVGRKPVMVTALFAAALCTMASAMMPSWEGVLIMRALIGLSLSGLAAVAMTYLSEEIHPQHIGLAMGLYIGGNAIGGMSGRLITGVLIDFVSWHTAMLVIGGLALIAATVFWKILPESRNFRARSLHPRSLLDGFTMHFRDAGLPLLFIEAFVLMGAFVTLFNYIGYRLLAAPYNMDQAFVGLLSVVYLSGIYSSAKIGSLADKLGRRKVLWATIVLMLAGLALTMFTPLPLVIIGMLIFTFGFFGAHSVASSWIGRRALKAKGQASSLYLFSYYAGSSIAGTAGGVFWHMGGWNGIGLFIGGLLVVALVVALKLAKLPTLPGNAPA
- a CDS encoding LysR family transcriptional regulator, which codes for MELRHLRYFIAVAEELHFGRAAQVLGISQPPLSQQIQALEAEVGARLFERTNRRVELSEAGRLFLQEARLVLAQVDKAADVARRAQLGELGELKIGFTSSAPFNSTIPQAIFSFRQRFPAVHLNLREMSSTQVADALVDESIEVGIMRPLGLPDSLSVVELMREPLVAVLSSKHPLVNGSEEGLFLSALALEPFVFFPRSYGSGLYAQLLSLARDAGFSPHFAQEAGEAMTIIGLVAAGLGVSVLPASYQRMRIDGVVYRPLLDPEAVSAVWLVQRKDQKSPMAKAFVELLTRKVEPLKA
- a CDS encoding excinuclease encodes the protein MQVKALFAVFAFSLLPSAAQATNLMYMPFETVLSDAIRAGRLDGSVKFYLAGNGPTANAQVLRYNVISDLRTNASNKSDRDACEWVLQSNLIKLQADAKRVGANAVINIVSYYDQHVRRDLNTYECRAGIYAARVALRGDLVREP
- a CDS encoding excinuclease yields the protein MHFKKLAAAALLICALPGVSQARDTAVYLPFDQAVASAIATGKIDGSVKFYLAGNKPTGNVTIVSPGAVTNKKTNAFNKSDQVACEWVAQSAIIALHQAAKSAGANAVTDIVSFYKSNERKDPKTYECHAGAIMAGVALKGDLAKVQ
- the queC gene encoding 7-cyano-7-deazaguanine synthase QueC — its product is MTKKAVIVFSGGQDSTTCLIHALPHYDEIHCITFDYGQRHRAEIEVAQRLAKELGVTAHKVLDTTLLNELAISSLTRDNIPVPTASSSGNGLPSTFVPGRNILFLTLASIYAYQVQAETVITGVCETDFSGYPDCRDEFVKALHNAIELGMDYKLRIETPLMWLNKAETWALAEYHGKLELIQHQTLTCYNGIKGSGCGDCDACNLRAKGLNEFLENKSVVMEGLKDKLKLK